A window from Bacteroidota bacterium encodes these proteins:
- the selD gene encoding selenide, water dikinase SelD yields the protein MKSDNTKINPLPFGETREGLFRLTQFSHGAGCGCKIAPNILEKILHSTTPQLNNSQLLVGYNTKDDAAVYDIGNGRAIISTTDFFMPIVDDAFDFGRIASVNSISDVYAMGGKPLMAIAILGWPINKIPSEVAQKVLEGARTICAQANIPLAGGHSIDSPEPIFGLAVTGEVDIKNIKKNSTATEGCKLFLTKPLGVGMITTAHKRGAVIEKDFEEAVRSMTQLNSLGYEFGKLDYVKAMTDVTGFGLLGHLIELCEGSNLSAEIEYSKIPLLKNISHYASEKIYPDGTMRNWKSYEHKVSGIGTESLLTLCDPQTSGGLLVAVDSGYEDEFISFTKKHHLDLHPFGICRQKARMPDSPIVAVY from the coding sequence ATGAAATCAGATAACACAAAAATAAATCCTCTCCCCTTCGGGGAGACAAGAGAGGGGCTTTTTCGCCTCACACAGTTCTCTCACGGTGCCGGATGCGGATGCAAAATCGCTCCGAACATACTTGAAAAAATTCTTCACTCAACAACTCCTCAACTCAATAACTCACAACTTCTTGTTGGCTACAACACCAAAGACGATGCCGCTGTTTACGACATTGGAAACGGAAGAGCAATAATATCTACCACAGATTTTTTCATGCCGATTGTGGATGATGCTTTTGATTTTGGCAGGATCGCTTCTGTAAATTCTATCAGCGATGTGTATGCAATGGGAGGAAAACCATTAATGGCTATAGCGATTCTCGGCTGGCCCATCAATAAAATTCCATCTGAAGTGGCGCAAAAAGTTTTAGAGGGTGCCAGAACAATCTGCGCGCAGGCAAACATTCCTCTCGCAGGCGGGCACAGCATTGACAGTCCTGAACCGATTTTTGGTTTAGCGGTAACGGGAGAAGTGGATATAAAAAATATCAAAAAGAATTCAACCGCCACAGAAGGCTGCAAATTATTTTTGACGAAACCCCTCGGAGTAGGAATGATTACCACCGCGCACAAACGAGGAGCGGTGATTGAAAAAGATTTTGAAGAAGCAGTGAGGTCAATGACTCAACTCAATTCTCTCGGCTATGAATTCGGAAAGTTGGATTATGTGAAAGCAATGACCGATGTAACAGGGTTCGGGTTGCTAGGGCATTTGATTGAACTATGTGAAGGAAGCAACCTCTCTGCAGAAATTGAATACTCTAAAATCCCGCTGCTGAAAAACATTTCCCATTATGCTTCTGAAAAAATTTATCCTGATGGCACCATGCGCAACTGGAAAAGCTATGAACATAAAGTGAGTGGAATTGGAACTGAATCCCTTTTAACATTGTGCGACCCGCAAACAAGCGGAGGGCTTTTGGTGGCGGTGGATTCCGGCTATGAAGATGAATTTATATCGTTTACAAAAAAACACCATCTCGATCTTCATCCTTTCGGCATATGCAGGCAAAAGGCAAGAATGCCTGATTCCCCAATAGTAGCTGTTTACTGA
- the mnmH gene encoding tRNA 2-selenouridine(34) synthase MnmH, which translates to MNVPLNIEEFIKLANEFTVIDVRSPAEFEQGHIPGAHNIPLFDNDERAKVGTAYKQTGRQKAIEIGLELVGPKLSGFIQKTKEILRGVSSRKGGTQNDNQPETILVHCWRGGMRSENFAHLLNVYGYKTHTLIKGYKAYRNFVLKSFESEANIIILGGETGSGKTEILNNLFLLGEQIINLEMLANHKGSAFGSLGEKPQPTQEQFENNLSHALSHLDISKRIWLEDESRSIGTCQLPNPIWEKMKQAPIMRVNIPKQERIERLMNDYGKFSREELANCILKIEKRLGPQHAKQALEELEKGNLREVADITLTYYDKAYNYNHEKRNFKDVFVVECESANANLNAKKILKAHPSLPEGKEKVIANEIR; encoded by the coding sequence ATGAATGTTCCTTTAAACATAGAAGAGTTCATAAAACTTGCGAATGAATTCACCGTGATTGATGTGCGCTCTCCTGCAGAGTTTGAGCAGGGACATATTCCTGGCGCCCATAATATTCCTTTGTTTGATAACGATGAGCGTGCGAAAGTTGGTACCGCTTACAAACAAACCGGCAGACAGAAAGCAATTGAAATTGGTCTTGAATTAGTCGGACCGAAACTTTCTGGCTTTATACAAAAGACAAAAGAGATTCTTCGCGGAGTTTCATCCCGCAAAGGCGGGACTCAGAATGACAATCAACCTGAAACCATTTTGGTTCACTGCTGGCGCGGTGGAATGCGCAGTGAAAACTTTGCGCATCTTTTAAATGTATACGGATACAAAACTCATACACTTATAAAAGGATATAAAGCTTACCGTAACTTTGTTTTGAAAAGTTTTGAAAGCGAAGCGAACATAATAATTCTTGGCGGAGAAACAGGAAGCGGCAAAACAGAAATATTAAATAATCTCTTCCTGCTTGGTGAACAGATTATTAATTTAGAAATGCTGGCAAATCACAAGGGTTCCGCATTCGGTTCGCTCGGAGAAAAGCCACAGCCAACACAGGAGCAGTTTGAAAATAATTTATCGCATGCACTTTCTCATCTTGATATTTCAAAAAGAATATGGCTGGAAGATGAATCGCGAAGCATTGGCACCTGCCAGCTTCCAAATCCGATTTGGGAAAAGATGAAGCAGGCGCCAATCATGCGTGTGAATATTCCGAAACAAGAACGTATAGAGCGATTGATGAATGATTATGGGAAATTTTCAAGAGAAGAATTAGCAAATTGCATTTTAAAAATTGAAAAACGACTCGGACCTCAGCATGCAAAACAAGCGCTGGAAGAATTGGAAAAAGGAAACTTGCGCGAAGTGGCCGACATCACGCTTACCTATTATGACAAAGCATACAATTATAATCACGAGAAAAGAAATTTTAAAGATGTGTTTGTGGTGGAATGTGAAAGTGCGAATGCAAATCTAAATGCAAAGAAAATATTAAAAGCCCATCCCTCCCTTCCCGAAGGGAAGGAGAAAGTAATAGCAAATGAAATCAGATAA
- a CDS encoding phosphatidylserine decarboxylase family protein: MIHKEGIPSIFLTIVFIALLNSVIYFFGGNEIAKWIGYSVSGFFLIIILQFFRNPSRKVILNENHILSPADGKVVVIEEVMEEEYFHGKRLQISIFMSPFNVHVNRYPVSGQISYYKYHPGKYLVAWHPKSSTENERTTVVVKSEQGSEIFFRQIAGALARRIVFYGKKNETVKQGEQCGFIKFGSRVDVLLPVGTKLNVKLNDMVTGGESVIAEL; the protein is encoded by the coding sequence ATGATTCATAAGGAAGGAATTCCCAGCATTTTTTTAACGATTGTTTTTATTGCTCTGCTTAATTCGGTAATTTATTTTTTTGGTGGCAATGAAATAGCAAAATGGATTGGCTATTCTGTTTCAGGATTTTTTCTGATTATTATTTTGCAATTCTTCAGAAACCCTTCACGAAAAGTGATTCTCAATGAAAACCATATTCTTTCTCCCGCTGATGGAAAAGTGGTGGTGATTGAAGAGGTGATGGAAGAAGAATATTTTCACGGCAAACGTTTGCAGATTTCAATTTTCATGTCGCCTTTTAATGTGCATGTGAATCGTTATCCAGTGAGCGGACAAATTTCTTATTATAAATATCACCCCGGAAAATATTTGGTGGCATGGCATCCCAAATCATCTACTGAGAATGAGCGCACAACCGTGGTCGTAAAAAGTGAGCAAGGAAGTGAAATTTTTTTCCGCCAAATTGCAGGTGCATTAGCCCGCAGAATAGTTTTTTATGGAAAGAAAAATGAAACCGTGAAGCAGGGAGAACAATGTGGCTTCATAAAATTTGGTTCGCGGGTGGATGTGCTTCTGCCTGTTGGCACAAAATTAAATGTAAAACTGAATGATATGGTAACTGGAGGTGAGAGCGTAATTGCAGAGTTATAG
- a CDS encoding T9SS type A sorting domain-containing protein: MRFSLLMIATCHLLPIVIGTNICHAQSGTWVAVYGGEQYDRGRGIAQTFDKGYIVCGPSSSYGMGNTDFYLLKIDSAGKYQWQNTFGGINIENCFSVEQTKDSGFVICGYTNSFGAGGYDAYLVKTNSLGILQWEKTFGGSDWDFAYWAEQTNDGGYILCGETYSFGNNSQAYLVKTNSAGNLLWEKNFGISNKEAGKEVHQTFDNGYIFAGYITNDGGDANFYLVKTDSAGTKKWEKNFGGAGDDICNSVALCADGGFLLGGHSVINGTEKFHFMKTTSTGAVVFSNTDAPSSSNKSITRIRETDDDTIVFIMNSDIGGLGGQEIVLLKYEIMWSWFPFVHTFGGINDDEGYDFVQTADSGYALVGFTATFGTGPDNIFIAKTNRNGDYNTSINSFVSVNEISEKEDGFLIYPNPSNGRLHISNSKFQASAIRIYNLVGQNIFQSENIVYNSEVNISSLPQGVYLLEILFEEGIAREKIIISK, from the coding sequence ATGAGATTTTCCCTGCTGATGATTGCCACCTGCCACCTGCTCCCGATAGTTATCGGGACAAACATATGCCATGCACAATCAGGCACATGGGTAGCCGTTTATGGCGGAGAGCAGTACGATCGTGGCAGAGGCATTGCACAAACATTTGATAAAGGATATATTGTATGCGGACCCAGCAGCAGCTATGGAATGGGCAATACGGATTTTTATCTTTTGAAAATTGACAGTGCAGGAAAATACCAATGGCAAAATACTTTTGGAGGAATTAATATTGAAAATTGCTTTTCGGTTGAGCAGACAAAAGATTCTGGTTTCGTAATTTGCGGATATACCAACAGTTTCGGGGCAGGCGGCTACGATGCCTACCTTGTAAAAACAAATTCTCTAGGCATTCTTCAATGGGAAAAAACGTTTGGAGGAAGTGACTGGGATTTTGCTTATTGGGCAGAGCAGACAAATGACGGAGGGTATATTTTATGCGGTGAAACTTACAGTTTCGGAAATAACAGTCAGGCATATCTGGTAAAAACAAATTCAGCGGGAAATTTATTGTGGGAGAAAAATTTTGGTATTAGCAATAAAGAAGCAGGGAAAGAAGTGCACCAGACTTTTGATAACGGATATATTTTTGCCGGCTACATAACAAACGATGGTGGCGATGCAAATTTTTACCTTGTGAAAACAGATTCTGCAGGAACTAAAAAATGGGAAAAGAATTTTGGAGGCGCTGGAGATGATATTTGTAATTCAGTAGCGCTTTGCGCTGACGGAGGATTTTTGCTGGGCGGGCATTCAGTTATAAATGGTACTGAAAAATTTCATTTCATGAAAACCACTTCAACTGGTGCTGTTGTGTTTTCAAATACCGATGCACCTTCCAGCAGCAACAAATCAATCACTCGCATCCGCGAAACGGATGATGACACCATCGTATTCATCATGAATTCTGATATTGGCGGATTGGGCGGTCAGGAAATAGTTCTTCTTAAATATGAGATTATGTGGAGTTGGTTTCCCTTTGTGCACACATTTGGCGGAATCAATGATGATGAAGGATATGATTTTGTTCAAACAGCTGATTCCGGCTATGCGCTTGTTGGATTTACAGCAACTTTTGGAACAGGTCCTGATAACATTTTTATTGCTAAAACAAACAGGAATGGGGATTATAACACATCCATTAATTCCTTTGTTTCAGTTAACGAAATTTCTGAAAAAGAGGATGGTTTTCTGATTTACCCGAATCCTTCAAATGGAAGGTTGCATATTTCCAATTCAAAATTTCAGGCTTCTGCAATCAGAATTTATAATTTAGTTGGACAAAATATTTTCCAATCTGAAAATATAGTTTATAATTCTGAAGTGAATATTTCGTCACTGCCACAAGGAGTTTATCTTCTCGAAATCCTTTTCGAGGAAGGAATAGCAAGAGAGAAAATTATTATTTCGAAATAG
- a CDS encoding polysaccharide deacetylase family protein yields MLLIYTHQETNRVKYAFNLIFKSVLEINFEITTDADRFKKFSGAKISYTIKQISDEVFFRSSGLLFESGLRRITELPTDSFALSFFLATRYEEYSLFKGDKYGRFSAKQSLTFKNNFLQKPLVNICAEEIRKNIAVRYPDFSFPVKKYLYTPTIDIDNAYAYLGKNATRKLGGYAKALIKSDMDDFSKRKRVLAGKESDPYDTYDLQFLLHKKYHLKPVYFFLLGDWATNDKNLPHTHPLMQTLIKNISQKSETGIHPSFASNQNPEKIKIEKGRLEKIKNGNVTKSRQHFLMLKFPQTCRNLIAAGITDDYTMGFADEIGFRAGICTPYKFYDLEKEEETNLTIHPFAVMDGTLNNYLKLSPEVAIEKVKQIVQEIKNVNGEFITIWHNETLSDWREWKGWKEIYEKIIQIAQ; encoded by the coding sequence ATGCTTCTCATCTACACACATCAGGAAACCAATCGTGTTAAATACGCGTTCAATCTGATTTTCAAATCTGTTTTAGAAATTAATTTTGAAATAACTACTGATGCTGACAGATTTAAAAAATTTTCTGGGGCAAAAATCAGCTATACAATCAAACAAATTTCTGATGAAGTGTTTTTCCGAAGCAGTGGTTTGCTTTTTGAATCAGGGCTAAGAAGGATCACTGAACTGCCGACTGATTCGTTCGCCCTTTCTTTTTTCCTTGCTACACGCTACGAAGAATACAGTCTGTTTAAAGGAGATAAATACGGAAGGTTTTCAGCCAAGCAATCTCTTACATTTAAAAATAATTTTCTGCAAAAACCATTAGTAAATATCTGTGCAGAAGAAATTCGGAAAAATATTGCTGTTCGCTATCCTGATTTTTCTTTCCCCGTAAAAAAGTATTTATACACTCCAACTATTGACATTGACAATGCCTACGCCTATCTTGGAAAAAACGCGACAAGAAAATTGGGCGGATACGCAAAGGCGTTGATAAAATCTGATATGGATGATTTTTCAAAAAGAAAAAGAGTTCTGGCAGGAAAAGAAAGCGACCCATATGATACTTACGATTTGCAGTTTTTACTTCACAAAAAATATCATCTCAAACCTGTTTATTTTTTTCTGCTCGGAGATTGGGCTACAAACGATAAAAACCTTCCGCATACCCATCCATTGATGCAGACACTGATAAAAAATATTTCTCAAAAAAGTGAAACAGGTATTCATCCATCATTTGCCTCCAACCAGAATCCAGAGAAAATAAAAATAGAAAAAGGAAGATTAGAAAAAATAAAAAACGGGAACGTTACAAAAAGTCGTCAGCATTTTTTAATGCTGAAATTTCCGCAGACATGCAGAAATCTTATTGCTGCCGGAATTACAGATGACTACACAATGGGTTTTGCGGATGAAATCGGTTTTCGAGCTGGAATATGCACGCCTTATAAGTTTTACGATTTAGAGAAAGAAGAAGAAACAAATCTCACTATTCATCCCTTTGCAGTAATGGATGGCACATTAAATAATTACCTGAAGCTTTCACCTGAAGTGGCAATAGAAAAAGTAAAACAAATTGTTCAGGAAATAAAAAATGTGAATGGAGAATTTATTACCATCTGGCATAATGAAACGCTCAGCGACTGGCGAGAATGGAAAGGATGGAAAGAAATTTATGAAAAAATAATTCAGATTGCTCAATGA
- the upp gene encoding uracil phosphoribosyltransferase, whose protein sequence is MVIELGKENSLLNQFISEMRDETIQKDSMRFRRNVERVGEICAYEISKKLLWEKKEITTPLGISEMNVLKEQPVIATILRAGLPFHQGLLNYFDKAENAFISAYRRHRKDGSFDVQVEYMACPDLNGKTLILCDPMLASGQSIELVYKAILRNGRPKNVHITSIIASTQGVEYVQKHLPNNVTMWTCAIDEELTAQAYIVPGLGDAGDLSFGEKI, encoded by the coding sequence ATGGTTATTGAACTGGGAAAAGAAAATTCGCTACTAAATCAGTTCATTTCTGAAATGCGGGATGAAACGATTCAGAAAGACAGCATGCGCTTCCGCAGAAACGTGGAGCGCGTTGGAGAAATCTGCGCCTATGAAATTTCAAAAAAACTTTTGTGGGAGAAAAAAGAAATCACTACTCCTCTTGGAATTTCCGAGATGAATGTTTTGAAAGAACAGCCCGTGATTGCAACTATTTTGAGAGCAGGATTACCTTTCCATCAAGGTCTGTTAAATTATTTTGACAAAGCAGAAAATGCTTTTATCTCTGCCTACCGAAGACACCGCAAGGATGGAAGTTTTGATGTGCAGGTGGAATATATGGCATGTCCCGACCTGAATGGAAAAACCCTCATCCTCTGTGACCCGATGCTCGCGTCTGGGCAATCCATTGAACTTGTTTACAAAGCAATTCTGAGAAATGGTCGTCCGAAAAATGTTCATATCACTTCCATCATCGCCAGCACACAGGGAGTTGAGTATGTGCAAAAACATCTGCCGAACAATGTAACTATGTGGACTTGCGCCATTGACGAGGAACTCACCGCGCAGGCATACATCGTTCCCGGACTGGGCGATGCAGGCGATTTATCTTTCGGAGAAAAAATTTAA
- a CDS encoding DUF2079 domain-containing protein translates to MRKLFLYLASVRQVSISRLQLITVIFFAVIYSLLSLVNHYNFRTYAYDLGLMNNAMYDYAHFRFNNCTLIQPELKNYLSEHFEIFIMLLSPFSYMFGTYTLLIFQITFVLFGGFGVYKYIKEISSSDRISFLAQLHFYFFYGIFSALNFDFHNNVIGAMFVPWFFYFFHLRKWRWAVLFFVFQISTKENMPLWMAFVCAGISLLYWKEKPLRWIAFSFSIMAFAYFILVVKFVMPALANDGEAYVQIRSNYSVLGANMSEVMTTFFTKPVYVFKLFFLNQTSNYLGDYQKMESWIFVLLSGAILFLFRPQFMVMLMPIFVQKMFHNDFLKWGLADHYSVEFAPICSIGAFYVIGKLYDEKWKTYLAYGFAFLSLVMSIRSFDRSYTYFDRDRHRIYQIRHYKKDYDVPEANNALKLIPGDAKVSAQSSFIPHLAFRDYIYQFPVVNDADYVIFSYEENPYPLSKQSFVVQATMLMNADEWKKIYEKNEMVILKRKTISK, encoded by the coding sequence ATGAGAAAATTGTTTTTATATCTGGCTTCTGTCAGGCAAGTTTCAATATCCCGCCTGCAATTAATCACCGTAATTTTTTTTGCAGTTATTTATTCGCTTCTTTCATTAGTCAATCATTATAATTTCAGAACCTACGCGTATGATTTGGGATTGATGAATAATGCGATGTATGATTATGCGCATTTTCGTTTCAACAACTGCACGCTTATTCAGCCCGAATTGAAAAATTATCTGAGCGAACATTTTGAAATCTTCATCATGCTTCTTTCCCCGTTCAGTTATATGTTCGGAACTTATACGCTTTTAATTTTCCAGATAACATTTGTTTTGTTTGGTGGATTTGGCGTTTACAAATACATAAAAGAAATTTCCTCCAGCGATAGAATTTCTTTTCTGGCACAATTGCATTTTTATTTTTTCTACGGAATTTTCTCAGCGCTCAATTTTGATTTTCACAATAACGTCATTGGAGCTATGTTTGTTCCCTGGTTTTTTTATTTCTTCCATTTGAGAAAATGGAGATGGGCCGTTTTATTTTTTGTTTTTCAGATTTCAACAAAAGAGAACATGCCGCTGTGGATGGCGTTTGTCTGCGCGGGAATTTCTCTTTTATATTGGAAGGAAAAGCCATTGAGATGGATTGCATTTTCTTTTTCGATAATGGCTTTTGCTTATTTTATTCTCGTAGTAAAATTTGTAATGCCCGCCCTTGCAAATGATGGCGAAGCGTATGTGCAGATCCGTAGCAATTATTCTGTACTTGGTGCAAACATGAGTGAAGTGATGACAACTTTTTTTACAAAACCGGTTTATGTTTTTAAATTATTTTTTTTAAATCAAACTAGTAACTACCTCGGAGATTATCAAAAAATGGAATCCTGGATTTTTGTACTGTTGTCGGGAGCAATTTTATTTCTTTTTCGTCCGCAGTTCATGGTTATGCTCATGCCCATCTTCGTTCAGAAAATGTTTCACAACGATTTTCTCAAGTGGGGATTGGCGGATCATTACTCGGTTGAGTTTGCTCCCATCTGCAGCATAGGCGCTTTTTATGTGATTGGAAAACTCTATGATGAGAAGTGGAAAACATATCTTGCCTATGGATTTGCTTTTCTTTCCCTTGTCATGTCCATCAGAAGTTTTGACCGCTCATACACTTACTTTGACCGCGACCGTCACCGTATATACCAAATAAGGCATTACAAAAAGGATTATGATGTGCCTGAAGCAAACAATGCTTTAAAATTAATTCCCGGTGATGCAAAAGTGAGTGCGCAGTCCTCTTTTATTCCCCATCTCGCGTTCAGGGATTATATTTATCAGTTTCCTGTTGTCAATGATGCAGATTATGTGATTTTCTCCTACGAAGAAAATCCATATCCGCTCTCAAAACAATCATTTGTTGTGCAAGCAACAATGCTGATGAATGCTGATGAATGGAAAAAAATTTATGAAAAGAATGAGATGGTGATATTGAAAAGAAAAACTATTTCGAAATAA
- a CDS encoding FAD-dependent oxidoreductase has translation MPPEEAASEQRITATIRRQLKLSSSDSLFFSINKRSIDARARDVKVRLFVSVSINEKLPDKKIEGRHLQNISSAKPVVIIGCGPAGMFAALRLIELGFKPIIIERGKNVKDRKRDIAVINKQGIINPDSNYCFGEGGAGTYSDGKLYTRSGKRGNIQKILETFIQFGAHTDIAIDAHPHIGTNKLPGIIENIRKSILECGGEILFNTKFISFDLSGNTIKGIKVKSNLNENKHSIKADAVILATGHSARDIYEYFHNNNFQIEAKPFALGVRIEHPQSIIDSAQYHCETRNEFLPPASYSLVSQQNNKGIYSFCMCPGGIIAPSATAPGEVVLNGWSPSKRNNPFANSGIVVSVDEKDFSKFSKYGALASLRYQQDVEKKAFELGGGNLKAPAQRMADFVNKKVSSSLPKCSYLPGVASADLYSVLSKEISSALQFALKDFGRKMKGYFTNEAVLVATESRTSSPVRIPRDSETLMHTQLAGLFPCAEGAGYAGGIVSAAMDGERCAEAVKYCNL, from the coding sequence ATGCCGCCTGAAGAGGCAGCCAGCGAACAAAGAATTACTGCAACTATCAGAAGACAATTAAAACTGTCTTCTTCCGACTCTCTTTTTTTCTCCATTAACAAACGCTCCATTGATGCGCGTGCGCGCGATGTAAAAGTGCGGTTGTTTGTTTCTGTTTCAATAAATGAAAAACTTCCTGATAAAAAAATTGAAGGGCGCCACCTTCAAAATATTTCTTCTGCAAAGCCGGTTGTAATCATTGGATGCGGGCCAGCAGGAATGTTTGCCGCATTGCGTTTAATTGAACTCGGCTTCAAACCAATTATTATTGAGCGAGGAAAAAATGTAAAAGACAGAAAAAGAGATATTGCAGTAATAAACAAACAGGGAATTATTAATCCAGATTCCAATTATTGTTTTGGCGAAGGCGGTGCCGGAACTTATTCCGATGGAAAATTGTATACGCGTTCAGGCAAACGCGGTAATATTCAAAAGATTCTTGAAACATTTATACAGTTTGGCGCGCATACCGATATTGCCATTGACGCTCACCCGCACATAGGCACAAACAAACTTCCCGGCATAATTGAAAATATTCGAAAAAGCATTCTTGAATGCGGAGGAGAAATTTTGTTCAACACAAAATTTATTTCTTTTGATTTATCAGGAAATACAATCAAAGGAATAAAAGTTAAAAGTAATTTAAATGAAAATAAGCATTCGATTAAAGCCGATGCAGTAATTCTCGCCACAGGGCATTCAGCCCGGGACATCTACGAATATTTCCACAACAATAATTTTCAGATTGAAGCAAAACCATTTGCCCTTGGCGTGAGAATTGAACATCCGCAAAGCATTATCGACTCGGCACAATACCATTGTGAAACAAGAAATGAATTTCTTCCTCCTGCCTCTTATTCGCTGGTAAGCCAGCAAAATAATAAAGGAATTTATTCTTTCTGCATGTGCCCGGGCGGAATCATTGCGCCATCTGCCACCGCACCCGGAGAAGTTGTGTTGAACGGATGGTCTCCTTCAAAAAGAAACAATCCTTTTGCCAATTCAGGAATTGTGGTGAGCGTGGATGAAAAAGATTTTTCAAAATTCTCAAAATACGGAGCGCTTGCCTCGCTTCGTTATCAGCAGGATGTGGAGAAGAAAGCATTTGAGTTGGGCGGAGGAAATTTGAAAGCTCCCGCACAACGCATGGCAGACTTTGTAAATAAAAAAGTTTCATCATCGCTTCCCAAATGCTCTTACCTACCCGGAGTTGCTTCTGCTGATTTGTACTCTGTTCTTTCAAAAGAAATTTCTTCTGCGCTTCAGTTTGCGCTGAAAGATTTTGGAAGAAAGATGAAAGGATATTTTACCAACGAAGCCGTTCTGGTGGCAACGGAATCACGCACTTCATCTCCTGTAAGAATTCCAAGAGATTCTGAAACTCTCATGCATACACAACTCGCTGGATTATTTCCCTGTGCGGAAGGAGCCGGATATGCCGGAGGAATTGTAAGCGCTGCCATGGATGGAGAACGATGCGCGGAGGCTGTGAAGTATTGTAATCTATAA
- a CDS encoding PhzF family phenazine biosynthesis protein, with translation MKIKIYQVDAFTNHLFGGNPAAICPLDEWLADEMMQNIAHENNLAETAFFVKKENGFHIRWFTPNTEVDLCGHATLATAHVIFLEQPISGNEITFDSRSGKLTVRKENNLLTLNFPADKMEKTNLSQQLIVALGTTPLEVYKGKTDYMLVYDTQEQIERIRPDFRKLGELEARGVIVTAKGKTCDFVSRFFAPKCGIDEDPVTGSAHTSLTPYWSAKLGKTELSALQLSKRKGYLKCKLLGGRVEIAGEAKLYLRGEIEINE, from the coding sequence ATGAAAATAAAGATATACCAGGTTGACGCTTTCACAAATCATCTTTTCGGAGGAAACCCTGCCGCTATCTGTCCGCTTGACGAATGGCTTGCTGATGAAATGATGCAAAACATTGCCCATGAAAATAATCTTGCAGAAACTGCCTTTTTCGTAAAGAAGGAAAATGGATTTCACATTCGATGGTTTACGCCAAACACAGAAGTTGATTTATGCGGACACGCAACACTTGCCACAGCTCATGTAATTTTTCTTGAACAACCCATTTCAGGAAATGAAATAACTTTTGATTCGCGGAGCGGAAAACTAACGGTAAGAAAAGAAAACAACCTGCTTACACTGAATTTTCCTGCAGACAAAATGGAAAAAACAAATCTTTCACAGCAGTTGATTGTTGCTCTGGGCACAACTCCTCTTGAAGTGTATAAAGGGAAAACCGATTATATGCTTGTGTATGATACACAGGAACAGATTGAACGAATCAGACCCGATTTCAGAAAGCTTGGCGAACTTGAAGCACGCGGAGTGATTGTAACTGCAAAAGGAAAGACCTGTGATTTTGTCTCCCGCTTCTTCGCTCCGAAATGTGGAATTGATGAAGACCCTGTTACAGGTTCTGCACATACATCGCTCACACCTTACTGGAGTGCAAAACTTGGAAAGACAGAATTAAGCGCTCTGCAGTTATCAAAAAGAAAAGGTTATTTGAAATGTAAACTTCTTGGCGGCCGGGTTGAAATTGCAGGAGAGGCGAAGTTGTATTTGAGAGGAGAAATTGAAATCAACGAATAA